The following are encoded in a window of Halorarum salinum genomic DNA:
- a CDS encoding transposase, which translates to MADDVCGYEDTHSGEPCKRAAGWGRDADTGYCRTHADDDDADGPPAHRETKLTKERQEGIAAAIESGKSIASACRMHGIQPATFYNWMDRGEGEDEGPFADFFDRIVRAKGYGEDHYVQPIIEIAKEQGDLATLMSLLKQRYPDSWGDVDRGEQAGGITVTSEVVEISEDSPEVQ; encoded by the coding sequence GAGCCGTGCAAGCGGGCAGCCGGCTGGGGCCGGGACGCCGACACAGGCTACTGCCGGACCCATGCTGATGACGATGACGCGGACGGCCCGCCGGCCCACCGGGAGACGAAGCTCACCAAGGAACGCCAGGAGGGAATCGCGGCGGCCATCGAGAGCGGGAAGTCCATCGCGTCGGCCTGCCGCATGCACGGCATCCAACCGGCGACGTTCTACAACTGGATGGACCGCGGCGAGGGCGAGGACGAAGGCCCGTTCGCGGACTTCTTTGACCGCATCGTGCGCGCGAAGGGCTACGGCGAGGACCACTACGTTCAGCCCATCATCGAGATCGCGAAAGAGCAGGGCGACCTCGCGACGCTCATGTCGCTGCTGAAGCAGCGCTATCCCGATTCGTGGGGCGACGTCGACAGGGGCGAGCAGGCCGGTGGCATCACCGTCACCTCCGAAGTCGTCGAGATCTCCGAGGACTCACCCGAGGTGCAGTAG